From Anopheles arabiensis isolate DONGOLA chromosome 3, AaraD3, whole genome shotgun sequence, a single genomic window includes:
- the LOC120903502 gene encoding uncharacterized protein K02A2.6-like isoform X2, which yields MEGAQEKDSAAGGGESSKNVSEAILKILANQQSLMSSMAQQLQLTNQSIQKFTHVEVVLDSLSSNMSEFVYDKENGYTFDAWYSRYSELFDRDACNLDNAGKVRLLLRKLSPQDHERYNSFILPILAREFTFEQTVEKLKSLFGATISTFRRRYNCLQMTKDDVDDYLSYSCKVNKSCVDFKLSELTEEQFKCLIYVCGLKSSSDAEIRMRLINKLNEAQDITLQQIVEQCKSLVNLKQDTVLVEQPSSVQYVANKGSSQQQRHPSGGNKQQDHPRTTCWSCGAMHFHKDCPSRNHKCKDCGKIGHSEGYCACFTSMATTSAPAQKAPWKKQYKRKQHQGQTSKIVTVNHVTQRRKFVSVHLNNIPHRLQIDTGSDITIISHQAWKRIGSPAVKPATCNARTASGDPLQLAAELECSITINNVTKQGKCFVTDPNVNLNVLGIDMMDLFGLWNEPITAFCNQICTTKTTNIAELRSRYPDVFNDKMGLYNKTAVQLTLKGTPTPVFRAKRPVAYMMEAVVEDELHRLESLGIIKKVDFSDWAAPIVVVRKPNGTVRICADFSTGLNNVLESNNYPLPLPEDIFVKMANCVIFSHIDLSDAYLQVPVDEASQPFLTINTHKGLFQFTRLSPGIKSAPGAFQKLMDTMLAGLNSTTGYLDDILVGGRNEDEH from the coding sequence ATGGAAGGTGCTCAAGAAAAAGATTCTGCAGCAGGCGGAGGAGAGTCATCAAAGAATGTGTCGGAAGCGATACTGAAAATTCTCGCCAACCAGCAGAGCCTCATGTCTTCTATGGCACAACAGCTTCAATTGACGAatcaatccatacaaaagttCACACATGTGGAGGTTGTACTTGACTCATTATCAAGTAATATGTCAGAGTTTGTCTACGACAAAGAAAACGGATACACTTTCGACGCCTGGTATTCCCGTTACAGCGAACTTTTCGATCGGGATGCTTGCAACCTTGACAACGCGGGAAAAGTGAGGTTACTTTTACGCAAACTGAGCCCACAAGATCACGAGCGGTACAATAGTTTCATATTGCCAATACTAGCTCGCGAATTCACATTCGAACAAACAGTGGAAAAGCTAAAATCCCTGTTTGGCGCTACCATCTCTACGTTTCGCCGCAGATACAATTGTCTTCAAATGACAAAAGATGACGTAGATGATTATCTTTCATATTCCTGTAAAGTGAACAAATCCTGTGTTGATTTTAAACTTTCCGAGTTAACTGAGGAACAGTTTAAATGCTTGATCTACGTATGTGGACTTAAGTCAAGCAGCGATGCAGAGATTCGTATGAGGCTGATCAACAAACTGAACGAAGCACAGGACATCACGCTCCAACAAATCGTCGAACAGTGCAAAAGTCTCGTTAACCTCAAACAGGACACTGTGCTTGTAGAGCAACCATCGTCAGTGCAGTACGTTGCTAACAAAGGTTCATCACAGCAACAACGTCATCCCAGCGGAGGAAACAAACAGCAGGATCATCCTCGTACTACTTGCTGGTCTTGCGGTGCAATGCACTTCCACAAAGATTGTCCGAGTCGAAACCACAAATGCAAAGATTGTGGTAAAATTGGACATTCCGAAGGATACTGCGCCTGTTTCACATCAATGGCGACCACCAGTGCTCCAGCGCAGAAGGCACCGTGGAAGAAGCAGTACAAGCGGAAGCAACATCAGGGACAGACATCGAAAATAGTGACAGTCAACCATGTCACGCAAAGAAGGAAGTTCGTCTCCGTTCATCTCAACAACATTCCTCATCGACTGCAAATTGACACCGGATCGGACATCACCATCATCTCACATCAGGCATGGAAGCGTATCGGTTCTCCGGCAGTCAAACCAGCCACTTGCAATGCTAGGACAGCGTCGGGCGATCCGTTGCAATTAGCGGCGGAGCTGGAGTGCAGCATCACCATCAATAACGTTACGAAACAGGGTAAGTGTTTTGTAACTGATCCGAATGTCAATCTTAACGTTTTAGGGATTGATATGATGGACCTTTTTGGACTGTGGAACGAGCCAATCACAGCGTTCTGCAACCAGATCTGCACCACGAAGACGACAAACATAGCAGAACTACGGTCTCGTTATCCAGACGTCTTCAACGACAAAATGGGGTTGTACAACAAGACAGCAGTACAACTTACGTTGAAGGGCACGCCTACACCAGTATTTCGTGCAAAGAGACCCGTTGCGTACATGATGGAAGCTGTTGTTGAAGATGAGCTGCATCGTCTGGAAAGTCTTGGCATCATCAAAAAAGTGGACTTTTCTGACTGGGCGGCACCCATCGTCGTGGTACGAAAACCGAACGGCACCGTTCGTATTTGTGCGGATTTCTCGACGGGGTTGAACAACGTGCTGGAGTCGAATAATTATCCTTTACCACTGCCAGAGGATATCTTCGTGAAAATGGCTAACTGCGTCATTTTCAGCCACATTGATTTGTCGGACGCCTACCTACAAGTACCCGTAGACGAAGCAAGCCAACCATTCCTAACCATCAACACCCACAAGGGACTGTTTCAATTCACACGATTGTCACCCGGCATCAAATCAGCGCCAGGGGCATTTCAAAAGTTGATGGACACGATGCTCGCTGGGCTCAATAGCACCACAGGGTACCTGGACGACATATTAGTAGGTGGACGAAACGAAgatgagcattag
- the LOC120903502 gene encoding uncharacterized protein K02A2.6-like isoform X1 codes for MRQVKYLGQILDAQGIRPDPDKIAPIVSMPPPHDIPKLRSYLGAINYYGKYVQEMRTLRQPMDQLLKAGMKFHWSTACQRSFDRFREILQSPLLLTQYNPKMEIIVSADASNVGLGARIAHKFPDGSIKAIYHVSRSLTSAESNYSQIEKEALALIFAVTRFHRIIYGRRFILETDHKPLLAIFGAKKGIPTYTANRLQRWALTLLLYDFSINYISTDSFGHADDISRLINRHVRPDEEMVIANLTFEKSIRSILNESLQAVPLSFKTIQNTTKNDDTLQQIIKFIKEGWPPKTIINDPKILQFYQRRDGLSVVADCITYGERLVVPPSSRESVLKQLHKGHPGIERMRSIARQYVYWPNVDEDVAHIVKSCIECSSVAKTDRKTTLESWPVPEKAWQRLHLDYAGPVNGYYYLILVDAYSKWPEVMRTKDITTTATLRMLRNIFARHGQPETLVTDNGTQFTSNMFETFCEHLIVHLKTAPFHPQSNGLAERFVDTFKRALKNITAGGETLEEAIDTFLLCYRSTPCRSSPEGKSPAEHIYKRPIRTALELLRPPSSSHKVHDNKQEKQFNLKHGAKKRHYSPQDLVWAKVYHNNKWSWAHGQVIGQIGSVLYNVWLSSTRKLIRSHCNQLRSRHEAEVSQQEQLAITDVQIPLAILLDNCGLNEEVETTTSTTLPSEMLADLAPPRQRSRVGSTRNNNQPPVPTRQSSRQRVPPTRYDAYHLY; via the coding sequence ATGCGCCAAGTCAAATATCTGGGACAAATCCTTGATGCACAAGGAATCCGGCCAGATCCAGATAAAATAGCACCAATTGTGAGCATGCCACCGCCGCACGACATTCCAAAGCTGCGATCATACCTTGGAGCCATAAATTATTATGGCAAATATGTCCAAGAAATGCGCACACTCCGTCAGCCCATGGATCAACTTTTGAAGGCAGGTATGAAATTTCATTGGTCCACAGCATGCCAAAGATCATTCGATCGTTTTCGAGAAATTTTACAATCTCCATTACTGCTAACGCAGTACAATCCAAAAATGGAGATAATAGTATCTGCAGACGCTTCAAACGTAGGATTGGGTGCTCGCATTGCTCACAAGTTTCCTGATGGATCAATTAAAGCCATTTACCATGTGTCGCGTAGCTTAACATCAGCTGAAAGTAACTATAGCCAAATTGAAAAAGAGGCGCTGGCTTTGATATTTGCGGTTACACGCTTTCACAGAATAATTTATGGGCGTCGATTCATTCTGGAAACAGATCACAAACCTTTATTGGCTATTTTTGGTGCAAAGAAGGGTATACCAACGTATACAGCAAATCGTTTACAACGATGGGCATTAACTCTTCTGCTCTACGATTTTTCGATTAACTATATCTCTACAGATAGTTTTGGTCACGCCGACGATATATCACGTCTTATCAATCGACATGTGCGGCCAGATGAAGAGATGGTCATAGCTAATCTCACTTTCGAAAAAAGTATTCGGAGCATCTTGAACGAATCACTGCAAGCAGTCCCATTGTCGTTCAAGACAATTCAAAATACAACCAAAAATGATGATACCTTACaacaaatcatcaagttcATTAAGGAAGGTTGGCCACCTAAAACCATCATAAACGATCCTAAAATCCTACAATTTTATCAACGACGAGATGGACTGTCTGTCGTAGCAGATTGTATTACGTATGGAGAGAGATTGGTCGTGCCTCCCAGTTCCAGGGAAAGTGTCCTCAAGCAGCTACACAAGGGACACCCTGGTATCGAACGCATGCGCTCGATCGCACGGCAGTATGTGTACTGGCCAAACGTCGATGAAGACGTTGCACATATCGTAAAATCGTGTATCGAATGTTCTAGTGTTGCGAAAACAGATAGAAAAACAACTCTTGAATCCTGGCCAGTTCCGGAAAAAGCATGGCAAAGGCTACATCTCGATTATGCAGGGCCTGTTAACGGTTACTACTATCTGATTCTTGTTGACGCATACTCTAAGTGGCCAGAAGTGATGCGCACTAAAGACATCACCACAACCGCAACATTGCGCATGCTCCGCAATATTTTCGCAAGACACGGACAACCTGAAACATTGGTCACTGATAATGGTACACAATTTACCAGTAATATGTTCGAAACATTTTGTGAGCATTTGATTGTGCATTTGAAGACTGCTCCCTTTCATCCGCAGTCAAACGGACTAGCAGAAAGATTCGTCGACACATTCAAGAGAGCCCTTAAAAATATTACAGCAGGGGGGGAAACGTTAGAAGAAGCAATCGACACCTTTCTGCTGTGCTATCGTTCAACACCATGTCGTAGTTCACCGGAAGGAAAATCACCAGCTGAGCACATTTATAAAAGACCAATACGAACAGCTCTCGAATTATTACGTCCACCCTCTTCATCGCACAAAGTCCATGAtaacaaacaagaaaagcaGTTCAATCTCAAACACGGAGCAAAGAAGCGGCATTACTCCCCTCAGGACTTAGTGTGGGCTAAAGTGTACCATAACAACAAATGGAGTTGGGCTCATGGGCAAGTTATTGGGCAAATTGGTAGTGTGCTGTACAATGTATGGTTGTCATCAACGAGGAAGCTCATTCGATCGCATTGTAATCAGCTACGAAGTCGACATGAAGCAGAAGTTTCCCAGCAAGAGCAACTAGCAATTACAGACGTTCAGATACCGCTGGCGATACTCCTCGATAATTGTGGTCTTAACGAGGAAGTAGAAACCACAACATCCACAACACTCCCATCAGAAATGTTGGCAGACCTGGCACCACCACGTCAACGAAGCCGTGTTGGGTCAACACGTAACAACAATCAACCACCGGTACCTACACGTCAATCATCCAGACAACGCGTACCACCAACCAGATACGACGCGTATCATCTTTACTAA
- the LOC120901045 gene encoding uncharacterized protein LOC120901045: MPRSCAAAFCKNNAENVKKRGLNITFHSFPSDDSLPKWIDFCKRDEHWKPTKISTVCSLRFKPDDYQMAKSSLPQTLPSSSDAEIRMRLINKLNEAQDITLQQIVEQCKSLVNLKQDTVLVEQPSSVQYVANKGSSQQQRHPSGGNKQQDHPRTTCWSCGAMHFHKDCPSRNHKCKDCGKIGHSEGYCACFTSMATTSAPAQKAPWKKQYKRKQHQGQTSKIVTVNHVTQRRKFVSVHLNNIPHRLQIDTGSDITIISHQAWKRIGSPAVKPATCNARTASGDPLQLAAELECSITINNVTKQGIDMMDLFGLWNEPITAFCNQICTTKTTNIAELRSRYPDVFNDKMGLYNKTAVQLTLKGTPTPVFRAKRPVAYMMEAVVEDELHRLESLGIIKKVDFSDWAAPIVVVRKPNGTVRICADFSTGLNNVLESNNYPLPLPEDIFVKMANCVIFSHIDLSDAYLQVPVDEASQPFLTINTHKGLFQFTRLSPGIKSAPGAFQKLMDTMLAGLNSTTGYLDDILGNLSLNLNSDHSYSHPPSFVKHLSVAGLFVPSEAFLKQGYKMEKIFQKLHPNGNFNKKRYISKRLVKRLQKEFPELPPIVLQQFAKHRINIRIKFLNMKIANEKRANNKRKAPSHSKTAKKMRKITN, from the exons ATGCCTCGCTCATGTGCAGCTGCATTCTGCAAAAATAATGCAGAAAATGTAAAGAAGCGGGGTTTGAACATTACTTTCCATTCGTTTCCATCAGACGATTCTTTGCCTAAGTGGATTGATTTCTGTAAGCGGGATGAACATTGGAAACCAACCAAAATATCTACTGTGTGCTCTCTCCGTTTCAAACCCGACGACTATCAAATGGCAAAATCATCTTTACCACAAACCTTGCCA TCAAGCAGCGATGCAGAGATTCGTATGAGGCTGATCAACAAACTGAACGAAGCACAGGACATCACGCTCCAACAAATCGTCGAACAGTGCAAAAGTCTCGTTAACCTCAAACAGGACACTGTGCTTGTAGAGCAACCATCGTCAGTGCAGTACGTTGCTAACAAAGGTTCATCACAGCAACAACGTCATCCCAGCGGAGGAAACAAACAGCAGGATCATCCTCGTACTACTTGCTGGTCTTGCGGTGCAATGCACTTCCACAAAGATTGTCCGAGTCGAAACCACAAATGCAAAGATTGTGGTAAAATTGGACATTCCGAAGGATACTGCGCCTGTTTCACATCAATGGCGACCACCAGTGCTCCAGCGCAGAAGGCACCGTGGAAGAAGCAGTACAAGCGGAAGCAACATCAGGGACAGACATCGAAAATAGTGACAGTCAACCATGTCACGCAAAGAAGGAAGTTCGTCTCCGTTCATCTCAACAACATTCCTCATCGACTGCAAATTGACACCGGATCGGACATCACCATCATCTCACATCAGGCATGGAAGCGTATCGGTTCTCCGGCAGTCAAACCAGCCACTTGCAATGCTAGGACAGCGTCGGGCGATCCGTTGCAATTAGCGGCGGAGCTGGAGTGCAGCATCACCATCAATAACGTTACGAAACAGG GGATTGATATGATGGACCTTTTTGGACTGTGGAACGAGCCAATCACAGCGTTCTGCAACCAGATCTGCACCACGAAGACGACAAACATAGCAGAACTACGGTCTCGTTATCCAGACGTCTTCAACGACAAAATGGGGTTGTACAACAAGACAGCAGTACAACTTACGTTGAAGGGCACGCCTACACCAGTATTTCGTGCAAAGAGACCCGTTGCGTACATGATGGAAGCTGTTGTTGAAGATGAGCTGCATCGTCTGGAAAGTCTTGGCATCATCAAAAAAGTGGACTTTTCTGACTGGGCGGCACCCATCGTCGTGGTACGAAAACCGAACGGCACCGTTCGTATTTGTGCGGATTTCTCGACGGGGTTGAACAACGTGCTGGAGTCGAATAATTATCCTTTACCACTGCCAGAGGATATCTTCGTGAAAATGGCTAACTGCGTCATTTTCAGCCACATTGATTTGTCGGACGCCTACCTACAAGTACCCGTAGACGAAGCAAGCCAACCATTCCTAACCATCAACACCCACAAGGGACTGTTTCAATTCACACGATTGTCACCCGGCATCAAATCAGCGCCAGGGGCATTTCAAAAGTTGATGGACACGATGCTCGCTGGGCTCAATAGCACCACAGGGTACCTGGACGACATATTA GGTAATCTTAGTCTGAATTTGAATAGCGACCATTCGTATAGCCATCCACCTTCATTTGTAAAGCATTTGTCGGttgctggtttgtttgttccttCAGAAGCTTTTTTGAAACAAGGATACAAAATGGAGAAAATCTTCCAAAAATTGCACCCAAATGggaatttcaacaaaaaacgtTACATATCAAAAAGATTAGTTAAGCGACTTCAAAAAGAATTCCCCGAGTTACCGCCAATAGTTCTACAACAATTTGCTAAACATCGCATAAATATACGTATCAAATTTCTTAATATGAAAATAGCGAATGAAAAAAGGGCTAATAACAAACGAAAAGCACCATCACATTCCAAAACTGCgaaaaaaatgcgaaaaatTACAAATTAG